A genome region from Hemitrygon akajei chromosome 14, sHemAka1.3, whole genome shotgun sequence includes the following:
- the psmd9 gene encoding 26S proteasome non-ATPase regulatory subunit 9: MSDELMQSITIEEVLQLVKKKDAIEAQIKAYYDILEGQSHAGMDEPLVDVEGYPRSDIDVYQVRTARHNIICLQNDHKALMKQIEEGLHQLHARDREKRRLDEAEAHQERLQQESRVLPAFAKVDTVSPGSPASMSGLQVGDEIVEFGSVNTQNFQNLQNIAKVVQHSEGKPISITVTRNGQNVHLSLTPQRWSGRGLLGCNIVPLQK; the protein is encoded by the exons ATGTCGGACGAGCTGATGCAGAGCATTACAATCGAAGAAGTGCTTCAGCTGGTGAAAAAGAAAGATGCTATCGAGGCGCAGATCAAAGCTTACTATGACATCCTGGAGGGG CAAAGCCATGCTGGAATGGATGAACCACTAGTTGATGTTGAGGGATACCCACGATCAGATATTGATGTTTACCAAGTTCGAACAGCTCGACATAATATCATTT gtCTACAAAATGATCATAAGGCTTTGATGAAACAGATTGAAGAAGGGCTGCATCAGTTGCATGCGCGTGACAGGGAAAAACGCAGGCTTGATGAGGCAGAGGCTCATCAAGAAAGACTGCAGCAGGAAAGTCGAGTATTACCTGCTTTTGCCAAAGTAGACACTGTTAGTCCAGGATCACCAGCCAGTATGTCA GGTTTGCAGGTTGGTGACGAAATTGTGGAATTTGGTTCTGTAAATACACAGAATTTCCAAAACTTGCAGAATATTGCCAAAGTCGTCCAGCATAGTGAAGGG AAACCCATAAGCATTACAGTTACTCGAAACGGACAGAATGTTCATCTCAGCCTCACGCCTCAGCGATGGAGTGGAAGGGGATTGTTGGG ATGCAATATTGTTCCTTTGCAGAAGTGA
- the LOC140738353 gene encoding C-signal-like isoform X2 — protein sequence MHPVTFEQIDRSSLFSTFGSFEQDLKNLAKGFSNIKIVNMDLDDFDSIQTSAEEIQKVLKNDGLNLLINNAGINIDGGLNDITPEMMTKTHTINVIGPMMVTKAFLPALMKAAQLSDEPGFSSKKAAVINMSSIMGSMETFSMEFWKACAYRISKAGLNMVTKCLTNELTPHGILCASVHPGWVKTDMGTEKAPLTKEESIQGLLRVFSNLSDKDNGSFIDWRGERVPW from the exons GATCTTAAGAACTTGGCAAAAGGTTTCTCAAACATAAAAATAGTTAATATGG atcTGGATGACTTTGACAGCATTCAAACGAGTGCTGAAGAGATACAAAAGGTATTGAAAAACGATGGCCTGAATCTGTTAATAAACAATGCTGGGATCAATATTGACGGAGGTCTGAATGACATTACCCCAGAAATGATGACGAAGACTCACACGATCAATGTCATTGGCCCAATGATGGTTACCAAG GCTTTTCTGCCGGCTTTAATGAAAGCAGCTCAGCTGAGTGATGAACCTGGCTTCAGCAGTAAGAAAGCAGCGGTTATCAACATGTCCTCTATCATGGGCTCCATGGAGACTTTCAGCATGGAGTTTTGGAAAGCATGTGCCTACAGGATCAGCAAG GCTGGACTGAATATGGTCACCAAGTGCTTAACTAATGAGCTGACACCCCACGGAATCCTTTGTGCTTCAGTGCACCCCGGCTGGGTCAAAACAGACATGGGTACTGAAAAG GCACCACTAACCAAAGAAGAAAGTATACAAGGATTACTCAGGGTGTTTTCGAATCTGTCAGACAAAGACAATGGATCGTTTATAGACTGGAGAGGTGAACGTGTACCTTGGTGA
- the LOC140738353 gene encoding C-signal-like isoform X1 translates to MQRAVLVTGANRGLGLELIRQLSRAERPPRYLFAACRDPEGARGTDLKNLAKGFSNIKIVNMDLDDFDSIQTSAEEIQKVLKNDGLNLLINNAGINIDGGLNDITPEMMTKTHTINVIGPMMVTKAFLPALMKAAQLSDEPGFSSKKAAVINMSSIMGSMETFSMEFWKACAYRISKAGLNMVTKCLTNELTPHGILCASVHPGWVKTDMGTEKAPLTKEESIQGLLRVFSNLSDKDNGSFIDWRGERVPW, encoded by the exons ATGCAGCGAGCGGTGCTAGTGACGGGAGCGAATCGCGGGCTGGGCCTGGAGTTGATCCGCCAGCTGAGCCGGGCTGAGCGGCCGCCACGTTACCTGTTCGCCgcctgcagagaccccgagggaGCCCGGGGGACG GATCTTAAGAACTTGGCAAAAGGTTTCTCAAACATAAAAATAGTTAATATGG atcTGGATGACTTTGACAGCATTCAAACGAGTGCTGAAGAGATACAAAAGGTATTGAAAAACGATGGCCTGAATCTGTTAATAAACAATGCTGGGATCAATATTGACGGAGGTCTGAATGACATTACCCCAGAAATGATGACGAAGACTCACACGATCAATGTCATTGGCCCAATGATGGTTACCAAG GCTTTTCTGCCGGCTTTAATGAAAGCAGCTCAGCTGAGTGATGAACCTGGCTTCAGCAGTAAGAAAGCAGCGGTTATCAACATGTCCTCTATCATGGGCTCCATGGAGACTTTCAGCATGGAGTTTTGGAAAGCATGTGCCTACAGGATCAGCAAG GCTGGACTGAATATGGTCACCAAGTGCTTAACTAATGAGCTGACACCCCACGGAATCCTTTGTGCTTCAGTGCACCCCGGCTGGGTCAAAACAGACATGGGTACTGAAAAG GCACCACTAACCAAAGAAGAAAGTATACAAGGATTACTCAGGGTGTTTTCGAATCTGTCAGACAAAGACAATGGATCGTTTATAGACTGGAGAGGTGAACGTGTACCTTGGTGA